The nucleotide sequence CGATCGTGGTCTACAACATCCCCTACCGCACCGGCGTGAACATGAGCAACGATACGCTGCTGCGGCTGGCCGAGCATCCGCGGATCGTGGGTGTGAAGGATTGCTGCGCCGATCTGGGGCAATCGCTGGCACTGCTGCGGGACCGGCCCGCGGGGTTTTCGGTGATGACGGGGGAGGATGCGCTGTTCTTCACCCTGCTGGCCCATGGGGGCGACGGCGGGATCATGGCCTCGGCCCATGTGCGCACGGCGGATTTCGCGCTGGTGCGGCGGCTGGTGACCGCGGGGGATCTGGTGGCGGCGCGGGCGGTGTGGGACCGGCTGGTGACGGTGCCGCAGGCGCTGTTCGCGGAGCCGAGTCCGTCGCCGATCAAGCATTGGCTGTGGCGGGCCGGGCTGATCGACAGCGCGGAGGTGCGGTTGCCAATGACGCCCATCAGCGAGGCTTTGGCGGCCCGGCTGGATGGGATGATGGGGTAATCGGGGTGCAGGGGCCGTTTGGCCCCTGCCGGGGAGTGCCGAGGGGTAGAACCCCTCGGCTTTTCCCTTTACTCCGCCGCCCAGCGCAGGACGGGCTTCCGCGCCGCCGCCGTTTCATCCAGCCGGCGCCGCGGGGTGAAGCGCGGGGCCGCCTGGAAGTGGGCCACGTCGCCGGCCTTGGCGCGTTCGGCCAGCCCGGTCAGGGTGGCGATGAACTGGTCCAGGTTGGCTTTCGGCTCGGTTTCGGTCGGCTCGATCAGCAGGGCGCCATGGACCACCAGGGGGAAGTACATGGTCATGGGGTGGAAGCCCTCGTCGATCAGGGCCTTGGCGATGTCGAGGGTGGTGACGCCGGTGCCCTTCAGGAAGCGGTCGTCGAACAGGCATTCGTGCATGCACGGCCCATCGAACGAGGGCGTCATCACCGACGACAGGCGGGCCATGACGTAGTTGGCGTTGAGCACCGCGTCGCCCGCCGCCTGCCACAGCCCGTCGGCGCCGTGACTGAGCATGTAGGCGAGAGCGCGGACGAACATGCCCATCTGGCCGTGGAACGCCTTCATGCGGCCATAGCTGCCGGTGCCGTCGGTGTGCTCCACCAGACGCAGGGCGCCGTTCTCCACCACCACGTAGGGCACCGGCGCGAAGGGGGCGAGTGCTTCGGAGAAGACCACCGGACCCGACCCCGGACCGCCGCCGCCGTGGGGGGTGGAGAAGGTCTTGTGCAGGTTGATGTGCATGGCATCGACGCCCAGGTCGGCGGGGCGGACCCGGCCGACGATGGCGTTGAAGTTGGCACCGTCGCAGTAGAAATACCCCCCGGCCCCGTGCACCGCGTCGGCGATGGCGCGGATGTCGCGTTCGAACAGGCCGCAGGTGTTGGGGTTGGTCAGCATGATGCCGGCCACGTCGGGGCCGAGCTTGGCCGTCAATGCTGCCAGATCCACGCGCCCGTCGGCGGTGGCGGGGATGGGATCGACGGTGAAGCCCAGGGCCGCGGCGGTGGCGGGGTTGGTGCCGTGGGCGCTTTCGGGCACCAGCACGCGGGTGCGGGCGGCTTCGCCCCGGTGTTCCAGCGCGGCGCGGATGGCCATCATCCCGGCCATTTCACCATGGGCCCCGGCGGCGGGCGCCAGCGTCACGCCGGCCATGCCGGTCAGC is from Azospirillum fermentarium and encodes:
- a CDS encoding dihydrodipicolinate synthase family protein — its product is IVVYNIPYRTGVNMSNDTLLRLAEHPRIVGVKDCCADLGQSLALLRDRPAGFSVMTGEDALFFTLLAHGGDGGIMASAHVRTADFALVRRLVTAGDLVAARAVWDRLVTVPQALFAEPSPSPIKHWLWRAGLIDSAEVRLPMTPISEALAARLDGMMG
- the gcvPB gene encoding aminomethyl-transferring glycine dehydrogenase subunit GcvPB encodes the protein MNNQGRPTTPAAETPADAPVDSGATISGNRGLQIEEALIFEQDSVGQCGVDLPDVPDVAFRLGGIAPRERVGLPGLAEPTVVRHYTRLSQKNYSIDTGFYPLGSCTMKHNPRLNEKMARLPGFADVHPLQPESTVQGALELMHTLAHWLTTLTGMAGVTLAPAAGAHGEMAGMMAIRAALEHRGEAARTRVLVPESAHGTNPATAAALGFTVDPIPATADGRVDLAALTAKLGPDVAGIMLTNPNTCGLFERDIRAIADAVHGAGGYFYCDGANFNAIVGRVRPADLGVDAMHINLHKTFSTPHGGGGPGSGPVVFSEALAPFAPVPYVVVENGALRLVEHTDGTGSYGRMKAFHGQMGMFVRALAYMLSHGADGLWQAAGDAVLNANYVMARLSSVMTPSFDGPCMHECLFDDRFLKGTGVTTLDIAKALIDEGFHPMTMYFPLVVHGALLIEPTETEPKANLDQFIATLTGLAERAKAGDVAHFQAAPRFTPRRRLDETAAARKPVLRWAAE